A part of Sparus aurata chromosome 19, fSpaAur1.1, whole genome shotgun sequence genomic DNA contains:
- the cry-dash gene encoding cryptochrome DASH: protein MFGNSLAGNVTDPPAPQTGGRCWLTHRTVDVSRTTTAPSSLKTATMSTARTVICLLRNDLRLHDNELFHWAERNAEYIVPLYCFDPRHYVGTRNYNLPKTGPFRLRFLMDSVRDLRNTLLNKGSNLVVRQGKPEDVVAALIKQLGSVSTVAFHEEITSEELNVEKSVKDVCAQMNVKVHTCWGSTLYHRDDLPFHHMSRLPDVYTQFRKAVETQSEVRPVFPTPEQLKPLPQGLEEGAIPTAEDLQQTEPVADPRSAFPCSGGESQALARIKHYFWDTDAVATYKETRNGLIGVDYSTKFAPWLAMGCISPRYIYHQIQQYEKERTANQSTYWVIFELLWRDYFKFVAVKYGDRLFQIEGLQEKSIPWKKDMKLFDAWKEGRTGVPFVDANMREVAMTGFMSNRGRQNVASFLTKDLGLDWRMGAEWFEHLLIDHDVCSNYGNWLYSAGIGNDPRENRKFNMIKQGLDYDNNGDYVRQWVPELQGIKGADVHSPWTLSSAALSHAQVTLGETYPTPIVMAPEWSRHVNKKPSGAGPSPRGKRGPSHTPKQHRDRGIDFYFSKGKQQ from the exons ATGTTTGGTAACAGCCTGGCTGGAAACGTGACGGACCCACCGGCTCCACAGACGGGAGGACGCTGCTGGCTGACACACAGGACCGTCGATGTTTCTCGTACAACTACTGCTCCTTCATCATTAAAAACAGCAACCATGTCTACCGCCCGCACAGTTATCTGTTTACTAAGAAACGACTTACGCCTCCACGACAACGAG CTTTTCCACTGGGCTGAAAGAAATGCAGAGTACATTGTCCCACTGTACTGCTTCGACCCCAGACATTATGTGGGAACGCGCAACTACAACCTGCCAAAGACTGGGCCTTTCCGCCTGCGCTTCTTAATGGACAGTGTCAGAGACCTCAGAAACACACTACTCAACAAGGGCAG caacCTCGTGGTGAGACAGGGTAAGCCAGAGGATGTAGTGGCTGCTCTCATCAAGCAACTGGGCTCTGTCAGCACTGTGGCTTTCCATGAAGAG ATAACTTCTGAGGAACTGAATGTCGAGAAAAGTGTGAAGGATGTCTGTGCACAGATGAACGTCAAAGTTCACACCTGCTGGGGATCTACACTGTACCACAGAGACGATCTTCCATTTCACCACATGTCCAG GCTGCCTGATGTGTACACTCAGTTCAGGAAGGCAGTGGAGACCCAGAGCGAGGTGAGGCCTGTGTTCCCAACCCCTGAGCAGCTAAAGCCTCTTCCTCAAGGGCTGGAGGAAGGAGCCATTCCTACAGCAGAGGACCTGCAACAGACAG AGCCTGTGGCTGATCCTCGCTCAGCTTTTCCCTGCAGTGGTGGTGAAAGTCAGGCTCTGGCTAGAATCAAACACTATTTCTGGGACACT GATGCAGTTGCTACTTATAAAGAGACTCGTAATGGCTTGATTGGTGTGGATTATTCTACTAAATTTGCACCTTG GCTGGCAATGGGTTGCATTTCACCCAGATATATTTATCATCAGATCCAGCAGTATGAGAAGGAGcgcacagccaatcagagcacgTACTG GGTCATTTTTGAACTTTTGTGGAGGGATTACTTCAAGTTTGTAGCTGTCAAATACGGAGACAGACTGTTTCAGATTGAAG GACTTCAGGAAAAATCAATTCCATGGAAAAAGGACATGAAGCTGTTCGATGCGTGGAAAG AGGGACGAACAGGAGTGCCCTTTGTGGATGCCAACATGAGAGAGGTGGCAATGACGGGCTTCATGTCCAACAGGGGGCGGCAAAACGTTGCTAGCTTCCTCACTAAAGATCTGGGCCTGGATTGGAGGATGGGAGCCGAGTGGTTCGAACACCTCCTG ATCGACCATGATGTCTGCAGCAACTATGGCAACTGGCTGTACAGCGCTGGGATAGGAAACGACCCCAGAGAGAACAGGAAGTTCAACATGATCAAGCAAGGCCTCGACTATGACAATAAC GGTGACTATGTGCGGCAGTGGGTTCCTGAGCTGCAGGGGATCAAGGGAGCTGACGTGCACTCGCCATGGACCCTCAGCTCTGCCGCGCTGTCTCATGCTCAGGTGACCCTTGGTGAGACCTACCCAACCCCCATCGTCATGGCCCCCGAATGGAGCAGACATGTTAACAAGAAACCG AGTGGCGCAGGGCCTTCCCCCAGAGGGAAGAGGGGTCCATCTCACACACCCAAGCAGCATCGCGACAGAGGCATCGATTTCTACTTCTCCAAGGGCAAACAACAGTGA